One region of Mus pahari chromosome 16, PAHARI_EIJ_v1.1, whole genome shotgun sequence genomic DNA includes:
- the Id4 gene encoding DNA-binding protein inhibitor ID-4 encodes MKAVSPVRPSGRKAPSGCGGGELALRCLAEHGHSLGGSAAAAAAAAAARCKAAEAAADEPALCLQCDMNDCYSRLRRLVPTIPPNKKVSKVEILQHVIDYILDLQLALETHPALLRQPPPPAPPLHPAGACPVAPPRTPLTALNTDPAGAVNKQGDSILCR; translated from the exons ATGAAGGCGGTGAGCCCGGTGCGCCCCTCGGGCCGCAAGGCGCCGTCGGGCTGCGGCGGCGGGGAGCTGGCGCTACGTTGCCTGGCGGAGCACGGCCACAGCCTTGGTGGCTcggcagccgccgccgccgccgcggcagCAGCGCGCTGCAAGGCGGCCGAGGCGGCGGCCGACGAGCCCGCGCTGTGCCTGCAGTGCGATATGAACGACTGCTACAGTCGCCTGCGGAGGCTCGTGCCCACCATCCCGCCCAACAAGAAAGTCAGCAAAGTGGAGATCCTGCAGCACGTTATCGACTACATCCTGGACTTGCAGCTGGCGCTGGAGACTCACCCTGCTCTGCTGAGACAGCCGCCACCGCCCGCGCCACCGCTCCACCCGGCCGGGGCTTGTCCGGTCGCGCCGCCACGGACCCCACTCACCGCGCTCAACACTGACCCG GCCGGCGCAGTGAACAAGCAGGGCGACAGCATTCTCTGCCGCTGA